In Nicotiana tabacum cultivar K326 chromosome 19, ASM71507v2, whole genome shotgun sequence, one DNA window encodes the following:
- the LOC107784911 gene encoding GDSL esterase/lipase At4g28780, which yields MANLGFATTLAIFLAMVSTATFVTYTEGAARAFFVFGDSLVDNGNNNYLATSARADSPPYGVDYPTHRPTGRFSNGLNIPDLISQQLGAEPTLPYLDPALTGDKLLVGANFASAGIGILNDTGIQFANIIRMPRQLELFQEYQQRVSALIGAEQTQRLVNNALILITLGGNDYVNNYFLTPVSARRIQYNIQDYSRYLVTEYRKILKKLDDLGARRVLVTGTGPLGCVPAELAMRSSNGDCAKEPQQAAAAFNPLLVQMIKRLNQELGSDIFVAVNAMEMQNDFINNPKAFGFVTSKIACCGQGPFNGIGLCTAASNLCPNREEYAFWDPFHPSEKANKIIVKTIYSGSDKYITPMNLSTIMAIDSV from the exons ATGGCTAATTTAGGTTTTGCTACCACCTTGGCTATTTTCTTAGCCATGGTTAGTACTGCAACTTTTGTAACATACACTGAGGGTGCTGCTCGTGCTTTCTTTGTGTTTGGTGACTCTCTTGTTGACAATGGCAACAATAACTATTTGGCAACTTCTGCACGAGCTGATTCTCCACCTTATGGCGTTGATTATCCCACTCACCGTCCTACTGGCCGCTTTTCCAATGGCTTGAACATTCCTGATCTTATAA GCCAACAGCTTGGTGCTGAGCCAACATTGCCGTACTTGGACCCTGCGCTTACAGGAGATAAGTTGCTGGTGGGAGCAAATTTTGCTTCAGCTGGAATCGGAATTCTTAATGATACTGGGATTCAGTTT gcAAATATAATAAGAATGCCGAGGCAACTAGAGTTGTTTCAAGAGTACCAGCAGCGGGTGAGTGCTCTAATAGGAGCAGAACAAACTCAGAGGCTAGTAAATAATGCGCTTATCCTCATCACTTTGGGTGGCAATGACTATGTCAACAACTACTTCCTCACACCAGTTTCCGCCAGACGTATTCAATACAACATTCAGGATTACTCTCGTTACCTTGTCACAGAGTACCGCAAGATCTTGAAG AAACTAGATGATCTGGGAGCTCGAAGAGTGCTAGTGACAGGAACTGGACCATTGGGTTGTGTCCCAGCTGAGCTAGCAATGAGGAGCTCAAATGGGGATTGTGCAAAGGAACCTCAGCAAGCCGCAGCAGCTTTCAATCCACTCCTTGTCCAAATGATTAAACGTCTCAATCAAGAACTTGGCTCTGATATCTTTGTTGCTGTTAATGCCATGGAAATGCAGAACGACTTCATCAACAATCCCAAAGCCTTCG GTTTTGTTACATCAAAGATAGCATGTTGTGGACAAGGTCCTTTCAATGGAATTGGACTATGCACAGCTGCATCAAATTTATGCCCCAACAGAGAAGAATATGCGTTTTGGGATCCTTTCCATCCATCGGAAAAGGCGAATAAGATCATTGTTAAAACAATTTATTCTGGTTCGGACAAGTACATCACACCTATGAATTTAAGCACCATTATGGCCATCGATTCTGTGTAG